One stretch of Streptomyces sp. NBC_01363 DNA includes these proteins:
- a CDS encoding DUF2797 domain-containing protein, with protein MGWQCTGLRWPDAQGPPVLGWRRGGAVRVSAPAYGTEFGFRAEGERRCVGARGNACPVGAVVSGRSTGARCPECARLDRAHSVAADTIADDPRTYRVYLAWFGPGMVKVGITAEQREAARLREQGAVVFSWLGRGPLMACRRTEELLRSALGVPDRIPYARKRAVRGALPGAAERGAEVAELYGRAAALEGAGWPESLERLPFEAVDHAGLFGIDGVVEVASAVTELVAGGAVAGRLVAAAGPDLHLATADGVVVLDTRLMTGWELVAADARAGVGVPVADIGGGGVQDGLF; from the coding sequence ATGGGGTGGCAGTGCACCGGGCTGCGGTGGCCGGACGCGCAGGGGCCGCCGGTGCTGGGCTGGCGGCGGGGCGGGGCCGTACGGGTGAGTGCGCCGGCGTACGGGACGGAGTTCGGGTTCCGGGCCGAGGGGGAGCGGCGCTGCGTCGGGGCGCGCGGGAACGCGTGTCCGGTGGGGGCCGTGGTGTCGGGGCGGAGCACGGGGGCGCGGTGTCCGGAGTGTGCGCGGCTGGACCGGGCGCATTCGGTGGCCGCCGACACGATCGCCGATGACCCGAGGACGTACCGCGTGTATCTGGCCTGGTTCGGGCCGGGGATGGTGAAGGTCGGGATCACCGCCGAGCAGCGGGAAGCGGCGCGGCTGCGCGAGCAGGGGGCCGTGGTGTTCAGCTGGCTGGGGCGGGGGCCGTTGATGGCCTGCCGGCGGACCGAGGAGCTGCTGCGCTCGGCGCTCGGGGTGCCGGACCGGATTCCGTACGCGAGGAAGCGGGCCGTGCGCGGGGCGCTGCCGGGGGCGGCGGAGCGTGGTGCCGAGGTGGCGGAGCTCTACGGGCGGGCCGCGGCGCTGGAGGGGGCCGGGTGGCCGGAGTCGCTGGAGCGGCTGCCGTTCGAGGCGGTCGATCATGCGGGGCTGTTCGGGATCGACGGGGTGGTCGAGGTGGCTTCGGCGGTGACCGAGTTGGTGGCCGGGGGTGCGGTCGCGGGGCGGCTGGTGGCGGCGGCCGGGCCCGATCTGCATCTGGCGACGGCGGACGGGGTCGTGGTGCTGGACACCCGGCTGATGACCGGGTGGGAGCTGGTGGCGGCGGACGCGCGGGCCGGGGTCGGGGTGCCGGTGGCCGACATCGGGGGCGGTGGCGTGCAGGACGGGCTGTTCTGA
- a CDS encoding DUF11 domain-containing protein — protein MSAPPAPLRIALANGSFEQPVVTGVEILPDSSQTQAPKRVPGWLTTATDHMIELWHSGFNGVPAAEGAQFAELNANQVSTLYQDLPTTPGTKLYWRLYHRGRQGDDTMALDIGAPGSAVQQRRFTDGNTAWGYCTGTYTVPAGQTLTRFAFRSVSAAGGNQSIGNFLDGIFFGTAPYVVLTKTAAPTGPLEVGDVITYRVNARNEGGGTANEQVTQVNPAADLAVVKAADATTVTVGQTVTYRVTVHNAGPNRATGVTVTDRLPEGLAFLSADGPGSYDPATGRWAVGTLADGTGATLVLRAKATEAGPVVNTANEKDPDTTDNTDNTEPSPSASSRPPSCCDPCATRKQPGPAAGRRNGSGNDSGSSAETG, from the coding sequence ATGTCCGCACCTCCGGCTCCGCTCCGGATCGCCCTGGCCAACGGCAGCTTCGAACAGCCCGTAGTCACCGGCGTGGAGATCCTGCCGGACTCCTCACAGACGCAGGCGCCCAAGCGGGTCCCGGGCTGGCTCACCACCGCCACCGACCACATGATCGAGCTGTGGCACTCGGGCTTCAACGGAGTACCGGCAGCCGAAGGCGCCCAGTTCGCCGAGCTCAACGCCAATCAGGTCTCCACGCTCTACCAGGACCTGCCCACTACACCCGGTACGAAGCTGTACTGGCGGCTGTACCACCGCGGCCGCCAGGGGGACGACACCATGGCGCTGGACATCGGCGCGCCGGGCTCCGCGGTGCAGCAGAGACGCTTCACCGACGGCAACACCGCCTGGGGTTACTGCACCGGCACCTACACCGTCCCGGCAGGCCAGACGCTGACGCGCTTCGCCTTCCGTTCCGTCTCCGCCGCCGGCGGCAACCAGAGCATCGGCAACTTCCTGGACGGCATCTTCTTCGGCACCGCCCCCTACGTGGTGCTCACCAAGACCGCCGCTCCCACGGGGCCGCTGGAGGTGGGCGATGTCATCACCTACCGCGTCAACGCCAGGAACGAGGGCGGCGGCACGGCCAACGAGCAGGTCACACAGGTCAACCCGGCCGCCGACCTGGCCGTGGTCAAGGCGGCCGACGCGACCACCGTCACCGTCGGGCAGACCGTGACCTACCGCGTCACCGTCCACAACGCCGGCCCGAACCGGGCCACCGGCGTCACCGTCACCGACCGGCTCCCGGAGGGTCTCGCCTTCCTGTCCGCCGACGGCCCCGGAAGCTACGACCCGGCCACCGGACGGTGGGCCGTGGGCACCCTGGCCGACGGCACCGGGGCCACCCTCGTACTGCGGGCCAAGGCCACCGAAGCCGGCCCGGTCGTCAACACCGCCAACGAAAAGGATCCCGACACCACCGACAACACCGACAACACCGAGCCGTCACCATCTGCGTCGAGTCGGCCCCCCTCCTGCTGCGACCCCTGCGCGACCCGGAAGCAGCCGGGGCCTGCCGCCGGTCGCCGGAACGGCTCCGGAAACGACTCAGGGAGTTCAGCCGAAACGGGCTGA
- a CDS encoding SSI family serine proteinase inhibitor — MLRRLALTAVASLAALSAAAPAATAVTGPLPLPLPLPLLRDDARTQLTITVSGSENAAAEGAFELRCGPAGGSHPVARRACGRLDELAVEGADPFAPVPEDALCTQQFGGPATARVTGTWRGRSVDTVFSRTNGCEIARWNSLRPVLPNVG; from the coding sequence ATGTTGCGCCGCCTCGCCCTCACCGCCGTCGCGTCCCTCGCCGCGCTGTCCGCCGCCGCGCCGGCCGCGACCGCGGTCACCGGCCCGCTTCCGCTTCCACTGCCGCTGCCCCTGCTGCGGGACGACGCCCGTACCCAGCTGACGATCACGGTCTCGGGCTCGGAGAACGCCGCGGCCGAGGGCGCCTTCGAGTTGCGGTGCGGTCCGGCGGGCGGCAGCCACCCGGTGGCGCGGCGGGCCTGCGGCCGGCTGGACGAACTGGCGGTCGAGGGCGCGGACCCGTTCGCCCCGGTGCCCGAGGACGCGCTGTGCACCCAGCAGTTCGGGGGACCGGCCACCGCCCGGGTCACCGGGACCTGGCGGGGGCGGAGTGTCGACACGGTCTTCAGTCGGACCAATGGCTGCGAGATCGCCCGCTGGAACAGCCTGCGACCGGTGCTCCCGAACGTCGGCTGA
- a CDS encoding long-chain fatty acid--CoA ligase — protein sequence MLSTMQDVPLTVTRILKHGMTIHGKSQVTTWTGEPEPQRRSFAEIGRRATQLANALRDELGIDADQRVSTLLWNNAEHVEAYLAIPSMGAVLHTLNLRLPAEQLVWIVGHADDKVVIVNGSLLPLLAPLLPHLTSVEHVIVTGPGDRSLLDGAAPRVHEYEELIAGRPTHFDWPELDERRAAAMCYTSGTTGDPKGVVYSHRSIYLHSMQVNMSESMGLTDKDTTLVVVPQFHVNAWGLPHSTFMSGVNMLMPDRFLQPAPLAEMIEREKPTHAAAVPTIWQGLLAEVTANPRDLSSMARVTIGGAACPPSLMTAYDKLGVRLCHAWGMTETSPLGTMANPPAGLTEEEEWPYRVTQGRFPAGVEARLVGPGGEHLPWDNESAGELEVRGSWIAGAYYGGADGEALRPEDKFSEDGWLKTGDVGVISEDGFLTLTDRAKDVIKSGGEWISSVELENVLMAHPDVAEAAVVAVPDEKWGERPLATVVLKEGASADYEALKDFLATSGIAKWQLPERWTIIPAVPKTSVGKFDKKVIRKQYAEGELDITRL from the coding sequence GTGCTGAGCACCATGCAGGACGTACCGCTGACTGTCACCCGCATCCTGAAGCATGGGATGACCATTCACGGGAAGTCGCAGGTCACGACCTGGACCGGCGAACCCGAGCCGCAGCGGCGCAGCTTTGCCGAGATCGGCCGGCGGGCGACGCAGCTCGCGAACGCCTTGCGCGACGAGCTCGGCATCGACGCCGACCAGCGGGTGAGCACCCTCCTGTGGAACAACGCCGAGCATGTCGAGGCGTATCTCGCGATTCCCTCGATGGGCGCGGTGCTGCACACGCTCAACCTCCGGCTCCCGGCCGAACAGCTGGTCTGGATCGTCGGGCACGCCGACGACAAGGTCGTCATCGTCAACGGCTCCCTGCTGCCGCTGCTCGCACCGCTCCTCCCTCACCTGACGTCGGTCGAGCACGTGATCGTCACGGGGCCGGGCGACCGCTCGCTCCTCGACGGGGCGGCGCCCCGGGTGCACGAGTACGAGGAGCTGATCGCCGGCCGCCCGACCCACTTCGACTGGCCCGAGCTGGACGAACGCCGGGCCGCCGCCATGTGCTACACCTCCGGCACCACCGGCGACCCCAAGGGCGTCGTCTACTCCCACCGCTCCATCTACCTGCACTCCATGCAGGTCAACATGTCCGAGTCGATGGGCCTGACCGACAAGGACACCACGCTGGTGGTCGTCCCCCAGTTCCATGTGAACGCCTGGGGGCTGCCGCACTCGACGTTCATGTCCGGCGTCAACATGCTCATGCCGGACCGGTTCCTGCAGCCCGCCCCGCTCGCCGAGATGATCGAGCGCGAGAAGCCGACCCACGCCGCCGCCGTCCCCACCATCTGGCAGGGACTGCTCGCCGAGGTCACCGCCAACCCGCGCGACCTCAGCTCCATGGCCCGCGTCACCATCGGCGGCGCCGCCTGTCCGCCCTCCCTCATGACGGCGTACGACAAGCTCGGCGTCCGCCTCTGCCACGCCTGGGGCATGACGGAGACCTCGCCGCTCGGCACCATGGCCAACCCGCCCGCCGGACTGACCGAGGAGGAGGAATGGCCCTACCGCGTCACCCAGGGCCGCTTCCCGGCCGGTGTCGAGGCGCGGCTGGTCGGCCCCGGCGGCGAGCACCTGCCGTGGGACAACGAGTCGGCCGGTGAGCTGGAGGTGCGCGGCTCCTGGATCGCCGGGGCCTACTACGGGGGCGCGGACGGCGAGGCCCTGCGCCCCGAGGACAAGTTCAGCGAGGACGGCTGGCTGAAGACCGGCGACGTCGGCGTGATCAGCGAGGACGGCTTCCTCACGCTCACCGACCGGGCCAAGGACGTCATCAAGTCCGGCGGCGAGTGGATCTCCAGCGTCGAATTGGAGAACGTGTTGATGGCGCACCCCGATGTGGCCGAGGCGGCGGTCGTCGCCGTCCCGGACGAGAAGTGGGGCGAGCGCCCGCTGGCGACCGTGGTCCTCAAGGAAGGCGCGAGCGCCGACTACGAGGCGCTGAAGGACTTCCTCGCCACCTCCGGCATCGCCAAGTGGCAGCTGCCGGAGCGCTGGACGATCATTCCGGCCGTGCCGAAGACCAGCGTCGGCAAGTTCGACAAGAAGGTGATCCGCAAGCAGTACGCGGAGGGCGAGCTGGACATCACCCGGCTCTGA
- a CDS encoding SigE family RNA polymerase sigma factor yields MTTPVCTGSSGGAATTGHTPHPGQVSHTLHTTGHGSHSQHGPQSTHLSRTPRTARAPYASRTPYAPYPSFSSFVRARGPVLLRAARSLTANPSDAEDLLQTALTKTYVAWERIEDHRALDGYVRRALLNTRTSQWRKRKVDEFACDELPEQEAVQGPDPAEQQSLHDAMWRAVLKLPDRQRAMVVLRYYEDLSEAQTAEVLGVSVGTVKSAVSRALGKLREDPELAPVR; encoded by the coding sequence ATGACCACGCCAGTCTGCACGGGCAGCTCCGGGGGAGCCGCCACCACCGGACACACGCCGCACCCAGGACAGGTGTCGCACACCCTGCACACCACGGGGCACGGCTCACACAGCCAGCACGGACCGCAGAGCACGCACCTGTCGCGCACACCGCGTACCGCACGCGCCCCGTACGCCTCGCGGACCCCGTACGCCCCATATCCGTCGTTCTCCTCCTTCGTCCGGGCGAGAGGGCCTGTGCTGCTGCGCGCCGCGCGCTCGCTCACCGCCAACCCGAGCGATGCCGAGGACCTGCTGCAGACCGCGCTCACCAAGACGTACGTCGCCTGGGAGCGGATCGAGGACCACCGGGCGCTCGACGGCTATGTCCGCCGGGCCCTGCTGAACACCCGGACCTCGCAGTGGCGCAAGCGCAAGGTCGACGAGTTCGCCTGCGACGAGCTGCCCGAGCAGGAGGCCGTCCAGGGGCCCGACCCGGCCGAGCAGCAGTCGTTGCACGACGCGATGTGGCGTGCCGTGCTGAAGCTGCCGGACCGGCAGCGGGCGATGGTGGTCCTGCGCTACTACGAGGACCTGAGCGAGGCCCAGACGGCCGAGGTGCTCGGGGTTTCCGTCGGCACCGTGAAGAGCGCGGTGTCGCGGGCGCTCGGCAAGCTGAGGGAGGACCCGGAGCTCGCTCCGGTGCGGTGA
- a CDS encoding lipid-transfer protein, translating into MSVRRADSLGGRAAVVGIGATEFSKDSGRSELKLAVEAVRAALDDAGLTPADVDGLVTFTMDTSPEITVAQAAGIGELSFFSRVHYGGGAACATVQQAALAVASGVADVVVCYRAFNERSGRRFGSGVQQREPTAEGTALGWNLPFGLLTPASWVAMAAQRYLHTYGLTPDVFGHVAVTDRRHAARNPAAYFYGKPITLADHAASRWIVEPLRLLDCCQETDGGQAIVVTSAERARDLPQPPAVIVAAAQGAGRAQEQMTSFYRDDLTGLPEMGVVARQLWRSSGLSPSDIDVGILYDHFTPFVLMQLEEFGFCAPGEAAGFVEADALPLNTHGGQLGEAYLHGMNGIAEAVRQIRGSSVNQVPGAARTLVTAGTGVPTSGLILGTDG; encoded by the coding sequence ATGAGTGTGCGCAGGGCCGATTCGCTCGGCGGCAGGGCGGCGGTCGTGGGGATCGGCGCGACCGAGTTCTCCAAGGACTCCGGGCGCAGCGAGCTGAAGCTGGCCGTCGAGGCGGTGCGGGCCGCCCTCGACGACGCCGGGCTGACCCCCGCAGACGTGGACGGCCTGGTCACCTTCACCATGGACACCAGCCCGGAGATCACCGTCGCCCAGGCGGCCGGCATCGGTGAGCTGTCGTTCTTCTCCCGCGTCCACTACGGCGGCGGGGCGGCCTGCGCCACCGTCCAGCAGGCGGCCCTGGCGGTGGCGAGCGGGGTGGCCGACGTCGTGGTCTGCTACCGCGCGTTCAACGAGCGCTCCGGGCGCAGATTCGGCTCCGGCGTGCAGCAGCGGGAGCCCACCGCGGAAGGCACGGCGCTCGGCTGGAACCTGCCCTTCGGGCTGCTCACCCCGGCCTCCTGGGTCGCCATGGCCGCCCAGCGCTATCTGCACACCTACGGGCTGACGCCGGACGTCTTCGGCCATGTCGCGGTCACCGACCGGCGCCATGCCGCCCGGAACCCCGCCGCGTACTTCTACGGGAAGCCGATCACCCTGGCCGACCACGCGGCGTCGCGGTGGATCGTCGAACCCCTGCGGCTGCTCGACTGCTGCCAGGAGACCGACGGCGGGCAGGCGATCGTCGTCACGAGTGCCGAGCGGGCCCGGGACCTGCCGCAGCCGCCCGCGGTGATCGTGGCCGCCGCGCAGGGCGCCGGGCGGGCGCAGGAGCAGATGACGAGCTTCTACCGCGACGACCTGACCGGCCTGCCGGAGATGGGAGTGGTCGCCCGGCAGCTCTGGCGCAGCTCGGGCCTCTCCCCCTCCGACATCGACGTGGGGATCCTCTACGACCACTTCACCCCGTTCGTCCTGATGCAGCTGGAGGAGTTCGGCTTCTGCGCGCCGGGCGAGGCGGCCGGCTTCGTCGAGGCGGACGCGCTGCCCCTGAACACCCACGGGGGCCAGCTGGGGGAGGCGTATCTGCACGGGATGAACGGCATCGCGGAGGCGGTCCGGCAGATCCGCGGCTCGTCGGTGAACCAGGTGCCCGGGGCGGCCAGGACCCTGGTCACGGCGGGCACCGGCGTACCCACCTCTGGCCTGATCCTCGGCACGGACGGCTGA